A genomic stretch from Natronogracilivirga saccharolytica includes:
- a CDS encoding acyl-CoA reductase, whose amino-acid sequence MTDNHNRASQIADGVRAWLANDGDLLERSVDSTVADGLFPRHDVLHMVEQIRQTVTEPALTQWLERLERLEQQEQQDQQDQLEQQQEQQQQQEQQQQQEQQGQQLQQDRKFRNAPRGTAKKVLCLHAGNLPMVGLQDVIAVLLSGGIYHGKLSRNDPWLLDGLLRLLRERLPGQFGGWAVNMENLPAAEADDVLFAGSQASVDTVSQRIRELNLARPDARFLPRTARLSMARIQKAQTGSASVWSDLAEAMLRYEGAGCRSVAVVVSDMELKDAAEPLSKAAKVFLRNNPPAGERLPVVRWWRSYLRSVGKKVHDIGTQIVVDDPEMTGREGIICWVKGDDNELIRMARRFGPQLQSVYFPDDAGVSAALGGVDEIRPEPLSVAQAPPIDWQPDGIDVLSWLTE is encoded by the coding sequence ATGACAGATAATCATAACCGCGCATCACAAATAGCCGATGGCGTCCGGGCCTGGCTGGCCAATGACGGCGATTTGCTGGAGAGGTCTGTCGACAGCACGGTCGCGGACGGGCTGTTTCCGCGTCATGATGTGCTGCATATGGTGGAGCAGATCCGGCAGACGGTGACGGAACCGGCTTTGACGCAGTGGCTGGAGCGGCTGGAGCGGCTGGAACAGCAGGAACAGCAGGATCAACAGGATCAGCTGGAACAGCAGCAGGAGCAACAACAGCAGCAGGAGCAACAACAGCAGCAGGAGCAACAGGGTCAGCAGCTTCAGCAGGACCGGAAGTTCCGCAATGCGCCGCGCGGGACTGCAAAAAAGGTTCTTTGCCTGCATGCCGGAAACCTTCCGATGGTGGGCCTGCAGGATGTCATTGCCGTGCTGCTTTCGGGCGGGATTTACCATGGCAAACTGTCACGAAACGATCCCTGGCTTCTCGACGGATTGCTGCGGCTTCTCCGGGAGCGGCTGCCCGGCCAATTCGGCGGCTGGGCGGTGAATATGGAGAACCTCCCGGCGGCGGAGGCTGATGATGTGCTGTTTGCCGGTTCTCAGGCTTCGGTGGATACGGTCAGTCAGCGAATCCGTGAACTGAATCTGGCCCGACCGGATGCCCGTTTTTTGCCCAGAACTGCGCGGCTGTCCATGGCCCGCATCCAAAAGGCACAAACCGGCTCGGCATCCGTATGGAGTGACCTTGCTGAGGCGATGCTGCGTTATGAGGGGGCCGGGTGCCGGTCCGTGGCGGTCGTGGTGTCGGATATGGAACTTAAAGACGCAGCTGAGCCGCTCTCGAAAGCGGCAAAAGTATTTCTCAGGAACAATCCCCCCGCAGGGGAGCGGCTGCCGGTGGTACGCTGGTGGCGCAGCTATCTCAGGAGCGTGGGAAAAAAAGTGCATGACATCGGGACGCAGATTGTTGTGGATGATCCGGAGATGACGGGTCGTGAGGGGATCATCTGCTGGGTGAAGGGGGATGACAATGAGCTTATCCGGATGGCCCGGCGGTTCGGTCCGCAGCTGCAGAGCGTGTATTTTCCGGATGATGCCGGCGTTTCCGCTGCGCTCGGTGGCGTTGATGAAATCCGGCCGGAACCGCTGTCGGTTGCGCAGGCGCCGCCGATAGACTGGCAGCCGGACGGCATCGATGTGCTTTCCTGGCTTACAGAGTGA
- the gatB gene encoding Asp-tRNA(Asn)/Glu-tRNA(Gln) amidotransferase subunit GatB, with protein sequence MSEDTQFETVIGLEVHAQLLSESKAFAAVSNRFGSAPNTNVTPLCLGHPGTLPVPNENLIRYAVRLGLATNCSIARKSIFARKNYFYPDMPKGYQISQFETPICYDGHLDVELEDGSTRRIGLTRIHMEEDAGKSIHDQDPHNTLIDLNRAGTPLLEIVSEPDIRSPEEAGAYMRKIWQMVRYLGVCDGNMEEGSLRCDANVSIRPAGQKEFSTRTEIKNLNSFRNVERALAYEVERQKEVVRSGGEVVQQTLLWDPNDMKTRQMRTKEEAHDYRYFPEPDIPPVVVSEEMLEEIRLEIPELPEARRKRYMSEYKLSDFDAAVLTEDRPLADFFEAVLEQGVPAKPAANLIITELRRVMNERGISIAEFPVGPERLAGLIRLREDDKISSSAMQTLLDAMLDSDKDAETLAGEKNLLQVSDTGFLDPIVDQVLQDNPEEVKRYLGGKQGLIGFFIGQVMKQSRGKANPGMVREMIQKKISDYE encoded by the coding sequence ATGAGCGAAGATACGCAATTTGAAACGGTGATCGGCCTTGAGGTCCATGCCCAGCTGCTCTCCGAGTCCAAAGCTTTCGCCGCGGTATCGAACCGGTTCGGATCGGCTCCCAACACCAATGTAACGCCGCTGTGCCTGGGCCATCCGGGTACGCTTCCGGTCCCCAATGAAAATCTGATACGCTATGCCGTGCGGCTCGGGCTGGCGACCAACTGCAGCATCGCGCGGAAGTCGATCTTCGCACGCAAGAACTATTTTTATCCCGACATGCCCAAGGGGTATCAGATCTCGCAGTTCGAGACGCCGATTTGTTATGACGGACATCTGGATGTGGAGCTCGAGGACGGCAGCACCCGGCGCATCGGGCTGACCCGCATACACATGGAAGAAGATGCCGGGAAGTCGATTCACGACCAGGATCCGCACAACACGCTCATCGACCTCAACCGTGCCGGTACCCCGCTGCTGGAGATTGTATCCGAGCCGGACATCCGGTCGCCTGAAGAGGCAGGGGCGTATATGCGCAAGATATGGCAGATGGTGCGCTATCTGGGGGTCTGCGACGGCAACATGGAGGAGGGCAGCCTGCGGTGCGATGCCAACGTCTCCATCCGCCCGGCCGGACAAAAAGAGTTTTCGACGCGGACCGAGATCAAAAATCTCAACTCGTTCCGGAATGTGGAACGGGCGCTGGCGTATGAGGTTGAGCGGCAGAAAGAAGTGGTGCGCTCGGGCGGGGAGGTCGTACAGCAGACGCTGCTGTGGGATCCGAACGACATGAAGACCCGGCAGATGCGCACAAAAGAGGAAGCGCACGATTACCGCTATTTCCCCGAGCCGGACATCCCGCCGGTGGTGGTGAGCGAGGAGATGCTCGAGGAGATCCGCCTGGAGATCCCCGAACTGCCGGAAGCGCGGCGCAAGCGCTATATGTCGGAGTACAAATTGTCCGATTTTGATGCGGCGGTACTGACCGAGGATCGTCCGCTGGCCGATTTTTTCGAAGCGGTGCTGGAGCAGGGTGTGCCTGCGAAGCCCGCGGCCAACCTGATCATCACCGAATTGCGCCGGGTGATGAACGAGCGGGGGATATCCATTGCCGAATTTCCGGTCGGACCGGAGCGGCTGGCCGGGCTGATCCGCCTGCGTGAAGACGATAAAATCAGCTCATCGGCGATGCAGACATTGCTGGATGCGATGCTTGACTCCGACAAGGATGCCGAAACGCTGGCCGGCGAGAAGAATCTGCTGCAGGTATCCGATACCGGCTTTCTGGATCCGATCGTGGATCAGGTGCTGCAGGACAATCCGGAAGAGGTCAAGCGGTACCTTGGCGGGAAACAGGGGCTGATCGGATTTTTCATCGGCCAGGTTATGAAACAGTCCCGGGGCAAGGCCAATCCGGGCATGGTGCGTGAAATGATTCAGAAAAAGATCAGTGATTATGAGTGA
- a CDS encoding agmatine deiminase family protein, whose amino-acid sequence MTNNTHSTFRMPPEWAPHRMTLMVWPDNRETWPGEQLNRAEHVYADILEALTSHEDVVLIVANEQAHQAAASMIQNRKLDWSRVRMVRLPVNDVWIRDYGPMTVLADTDSAPPAEEITAGEVASERSAATGTTAASAFAESASSGSPAGASASGPNPQKMVMLDWEYNAWGGKYPPYGDDNAIPVKLADLLGYPVTSPGMVLEGGSVDVNGEGCLLTTESVLLNPNRNPDLSREDIEQKLRDYLGISKVIWLKSGLRGDDTDGHIDDLARFVSPGRIVASVSEDPEDPNYEVLRENRMILEQATDVAGKPFGIIELPLPETRIQGTTVDGSSHVPASYANFYIANGCVLVPMYDERYDDRVLETFRKLFPGRSVTGIRANDLVWGQGSIHCITQQVPDSA is encoded by the coding sequence ATGACCAACAACACCCATAGCACTTTCCGTATGCCGCCGGAGTGGGCACCGCACCGGATGACCCTCATGGTCTGGCCCGACAACCGCGAAACATGGCCCGGCGAGCAGCTCAACCGCGCTGAGCATGTCTATGCCGATATTCTTGAAGCGCTTACGTCCCATGAGGATGTTGTCCTTATTGTGGCCAATGAGCAGGCGCATCAGGCCGCGGCATCCATGATCCAGAACCGCAAATTGGACTGGAGCCGCGTGAGGATGGTCCGCCTGCCGGTAAATGATGTGTGGATACGGGACTACGGCCCGATGACGGTCCTCGCGGATACGGATTCCGCGCCGCCGGCCGAAGAGATTACAGCCGGGGAGGTTGCATCCGAAAGGAGTGCGGCGACGGGTACAACCGCAGCGAGTGCATTCGCGGAAAGTGCATCCAGTGGAAGTCCAGCCGGGGCAAGCGCATCCGGACCGAATCCGCAAAAAATGGTCATGCTCGACTGGGAGTACAATGCCTGGGGCGGTAAGTATCCGCCTTATGGTGATGACAATGCCATACCGGTAAAGCTGGCCGATCTGCTCGGGTATCCGGTGACATCGCCGGGCATGGTGCTGGAGGGCGGATCGGTCGATGTCAACGGCGAGGGATGCCTGCTCACGACCGAGTCCGTGCTGCTGAACCCCAACCGCAACCCGGATCTGTCCAGGGAAGACATCGAACAGAAACTGCGTGATTATCTGGGCATAAGCAAAGTTATCTGGCTGAAATCGGGACTCAGGGGAGATGACACCGACGGACATATTGATGATCTGGCCCGTTTTGTTTCACCCGGCCGGATTGTGGCTTCGGTGAGCGAGGATCCCGAAGATCCGAACTATGAGGTGCTTCGGGAAAACCGCATGATTCTGGAGCAGGCGACCGATGTGGCGGGCAAGCCGTTCGGGATCATAGAGCTGCCGCTTCCGGAGACGCGGATCCAGGGCACTACGGTGGACGGCTCTTCTCATGTGCCTGCGAGCTATGCCAATTTTTACATTGCCAACGGATGCGTGCTGGTGCCGATGTACGATGAGCGCTATGATGACCGGGTGCTGGAGACGTTCCGCAAGCTGTTTCCCGGACGCAGTGTCACCGGCATCCGGGCCAATGACCTGGTCTGGGGGCAGGGTTCGATTCACTGCATCACCCAGCAGGTGCCGGACTCCGCCTGA
- a CDS encoding rhodanese-like domain-containing protein, whose product MSNSNRTDFAQKMLIRNVFRNAALIGLLFLLPFCTSDARQAGFSDIDPGGLEAFLSEKSDRNVIILDVRTPPEWQNGYVESAELINLQAPNFREQIRELDPDADYLVYCNSGNRSRTASRILLEEGFENVYNYDGSHVQIRREYISLK is encoded by the coding sequence ATGAGCAACTCCAACCGCACCGATTTCGCCCAAAAAATGCTTATCCGCAATGTATTCCGCAACGCAGCCCTGATCGGTCTGCTTTTTTTGCTGCCGTTCTGCACATCGGATGCCCGGCAGGCTGGTTTTTCCGATATTGATCCGGGCGGACTGGAGGCGTTTCTCAGTGAAAAGTCGGACCGCAATGTGATTATCCTGGATGTGCGGACTCCGCCGGAGTGGCAGAACGGTTATGTCGAAAGCGCCGAGCTGATCAACTTGCAGGCACCGAATTTCCGCGAACAAATCCGGGAGCTGGACCCCGATGCGGATTATCTCGTCTACTGCAATTCGGGAAACCGGAGCCGTACCGCATCACGCATTCTGCTTGAGGAGGGTTTTGAAAACGTGTACAATTATGACGGCAGCCATGTGCAGATCCGCAGGGAATATATAAGTCTCAAATGA
- the purD gene encoding phosphoribosylamine--glycine ligase, which produces MARHNVLIIGSGGREHALAWSLSRSPLLENLFIAPGNPGTAALGENIPLSPGDFSDTASYFEAVAALVGEKQIGLTVVGPEQPLVDGITDFLEARGCKVFGPSKGAARLEGSKTFAKWLMHKYKIPTAESIEFTGETALDDAEAWLKYDNGRWPAVIKADGLAAGKGVFISSDAEEAAEHIRLIREDASLRKAADRLIIEEFMVGEEASVFAITDGRNARLLLSAQDHKRIGEGDTGLNTGGMGAYAPAPVVDDYVLKLVEDTILYPTLGAMQLEGHAYRGVLYLGLMITEEGPKVVEYNCRFGDPECQALLPAMESDLLEVMLATVNFELEETEVRMSRDHYCCVVMASGGYPGAYEKGKEISGIGQVSEDALVFQSGTREEGGRLLTNGGRVLSVVAAGPDLTRAISRCYKEVEKISFDGAYYRRDIGKKGLNR; this is translated from the coding sequence ATGGCCCGGCACAATGTCCTGATCATCGGTTCCGGAGGGAGGGAGCATGCCCTGGCATGGTCCCTCAGCCGGTCTCCGCTGCTTGAAAACCTCTTCATCGCCCCGGGTAACCCCGGAACAGCCGCTCTGGGCGAAAATATTCCGCTGTCCCCCGGGGATTTCAGCGACACGGCTTCCTACTTTGAAGCCGTCGCAGCGCTCGTCGGCGAGAAACAGATCGGACTGACGGTGGTCGGGCCCGAGCAGCCGCTGGTGGACGGCATCACCGATTTTCTGGAAGCGCGCGGCTGCAAAGTGTTCGGTCCGTCCAAAGGAGCCGCCCGGCTGGAGGGAAGCAAGACCTTTGCCAAGTGGCTGATGCACAAGTACAAAATCCCGACGGCCGAGTCGATCGAATTCACCGGTGAAACGGCGCTCGATGACGCTGAAGCCTGGCTGAAGTATGATAATGGCAGATGGCCTGCCGTCATCAAGGCGGACGGCCTCGCTGCCGGCAAGGGTGTGTTCATCTCCTCGGATGCCGAAGAGGCCGCGGAGCACATCCGGCTGATACGGGAAGATGCCTCGCTGCGGAAAGCTGCGGACAGGCTGATTATTGAGGAGTTCATGGTGGGCGAGGAGGCCTCGGTTTTTGCAATTACCGATGGCCGAAATGCCCGGCTGCTGCTGTCCGCCCAGGATCACAAGCGCATCGGCGAGGGGGACACCGGCCTGAACACCGGCGGGATGGGCGCCTATGCTCCGGCTCCGGTTGTCGATGATTACGTACTGAAGCTGGTGGAGGATACCATTCTGTATCCGACCCTCGGGGCGATGCAGCTGGAGGGACATGCCTACCGAGGGGTGCTTTACCTCGGGCTGATGATCACAGAAGAGGGGCCGAAAGTGGTCGAGTACAACTGTCGTTTCGGCGATCCGGAGTGTCAGGCGCTTCTGCCGGCAATGGAGTCGGATCTGCTGGAAGTGATGCTGGCGACGGTCAATTTTGAGCTGGAAGAGACGGAGGTAAGGATGTCCCGCGATCACTACTGCTGTGTGGTGATGGCATCAGGCGGATATCCGGGCGCCTACGAAAAAGGAAAGGAGATCAGCGGCATCGGGCAGGTATCAGAAGATGCGCTGGTATTCCAAAGCGGTACGCGTGAGGAAGGCGGGCGGCTGCTGACCAACGGCGGACGGGTTCTGAGCGTGGTCGCCGCCGGTCCGGATCTGACGCGGGCCATATCCCGGTGCTATAAGGAGGTGGAAAAAATCAGCTTTGACGGCGCGTATTACCGGCGTGATATCGGGAAGAAGGGGCTTAACCGGTAG
- the leuS gene encoding leucine--tRNA ligase — translation MSEYRPDKIEPKWQEYWLKNKTFRTDDEDRERPKYYVLDMFPYPSSSGLHVGHPEGYTATDILARYKRMNGFNVLHPIGWDAFGLPAEQYAIKTGTHPRETTNRNIDGFRRQLQSLGFSYDWDREVNTTDPAYYRWTQWIFLKLYEQGLAYQASVPVNWCPALGTVLANEEVIDGKSEVGGFPVERKPMRQWMLKITEYADRLLDDLEELDWPDSIKEMQRNWIGKSEGANVTFPVKSGSGAGQNGGDDVIEVFTTRPDTLFGSTYMVLAPEHPLVDRITTEEQKKAVAEYRKTAANKSDLDRTDLNKDKTGVFTGAHAVNPVNGEEIPVWIADYVMMTYGTGAIMAVPGHDERDWEFARKYELPIVEVVKGGDIEKEAYVDTEEGISVNSANDEISLNGLPVAESKVKITKWLEEKGYGSYAVTYKLRDWLFSRQRYWGEPFPVIHVDGEPKPLPEDHLPITLPEMDDFQPTSSGEPPLAKAGEWVNTTDPETGQPAVRETNTMPQWAGSCWYYLRYISPEYEKGPVDPDKENYWMPVDLYVGGAEHAVLHLLYARFWHKVLYDIGVVSTKEPFQRLVNQGMILGEMEFVAYKDKNGDYIPADRAGTVDDLERVQLSEKEVEKRGDRFVIKGTDTAVDARAHKMSKSRGNVINPDDVVEQYGADALRLYEMFMGPLEQVKPWSMQGVEGVYRFLNRVWRLVMDDGESGGAAGLHPAVARTVNEDGSEAIEPTREQLKRLHETIKKVTEDIEGHRFNTAISALMIFTNEAMKWEARPASVLRTFVLLLSPFAPHLAEELWEQLDPVSAGKQAAAEQAASGQSAGSATLAYEPWPSYNEEYLKADSKTYAVQVNGKVRGQIQVPSDKANEKDYVLDKARAENGVAKHLSKGRVVKEIFVPGKIINFVVK, via the coding sequence ATGAGCGAATACAGACCCGACAAAATTGAACCGAAGTGGCAGGAATACTGGCTGAAGAACAAGACCTTCCGCACCGATGACGAAGACCGCGAGCGTCCCAAGTACTATGTGCTGGACATGTTTCCGTATCCCAGCAGTTCAGGCCTGCATGTCGGACATCCCGAAGGGTACACCGCTACCGATATTCTGGCCCGCTACAAGCGGATGAACGGGTTCAACGTGCTCCATCCCATCGGGTGGGATGCATTCGGCCTGCCGGCGGAGCAGTACGCCATCAAAACCGGGACCCATCCGCGCGAAACCACCAACCGCAACATCGACGGGTTCCGGCGGCAGCTGCAGTCGCTCGGCTTCAGCTACGACTGGGACCGCGAGGTGAACACCACCGATCCGGCCTATTACCGCTGGACGCAGTGGATTTTTCTGAAACTGTATGAGCAGGGGCTTGCCTATCAGGCCAGCGTGCCGGTGAACTGGTGTCCGGCGCTGGGAACGGTTCTGGCCAACGAGGAGGTGATCGACGGCAAGAGCGAGGTCGGCGGGTTCCCGGTGGAGCGCAAGCCGATGCGCCAGTGGATGCTGAAGATCACCGAATATGCCGACCGGCTGCTGGATGATCTCGAGGAACTGGACTGGCCGGATTCCATCAAGGAAATGCAGCGCAACTGGATCGGCAAGTCCGAGGGGGCCAATGTGACCTTTCCGGTGAAATCCGGAAGCGGAGCCGGACAAAACGGCGGTGATGATGTGATCGAAGTGTTTACCACCCGGCCTGATACGCTTTTCGGTTCCACCTACATGGTGCTTGCCCCCGAACATCCGCTGGTGGACCGCATCACCACGGAAGAGCAAAAAAAGGCGGTAGCTGAGTACCGTAAGACGGCGGCAAACAAATCGGACCTGGACCGCACCGATCTGAACAAGGACAAGACCGGCGTATTTACCGGCGCCCATGCGGTCAATCCGGTCAACGGTGAGGAGATACCGGTGTGGATTGCCGATTATGTGATGATGACCTACGGGACGGGCGCGATTATGGCCGTGCCGGGGCACGACGAGCGCGACTGGGAATTTGCCCGCAAATATGAGCTGCCCATCGTTGAGGTGGTCAAGGGGGGCGACATCGAAAAGGAAGCATATGTCGATACCGAAGAGGGTATTTCGGTCAACTCGGCCAACGACGAGATCTCCCTGAACGGTCTGCCCGTCGCCGAATCGAAAGTAAAAATCACAAAATGGCTCGAAGAGAAGGGATACGGCTCCTATGCGGTCACCTACAAGCTGCGTGACTGGCTGTTTTCGCGCCAGCGCTACTGGGGCGAGCCGTTTCCGGTTATCCATGTGGATGGCGAGCCGAAGCCGCTCCCCGAGGACCATCTGCCAATCACGCTTCCGGAGATGGATGATTTTCAGCCGACCAGCAGCGGTGAGCCGCCGCTGGCCAAAGCCGGGGAGTGGGTCAACACGACCGATCCCGAAACCGGGCAGCCGGCTGTACGCGAGACCAATACCATGCCGCAATGGGCCGGATCCTGCTGGTACTATCTGCGATACATCAGCCCGGAATATGAAAAAGGACCGGTCGACCCGGATAAGGAAAATTACTGGATGCCGGTCGATCTGTACGTGGGCGGTGCCGAACATGCCGTCCTTCACCTGCTTTATGCCCGTTTCTGGCACAAGGTGCTGTATGATATCGGGGTGGTATCGACCAAAGAGCCGTTTCAGCGGCTGGTCAATCAGGGGATGATCCTCGGCGAAATGGAATTTGTCGCCTACAAGGACAAGAACGGTGACTACATCCCTGCAGACCGCGCCGGTACGGTGGATGATCTTGAACGGGTTCAGCTGTCCGAAAAGGAGGTCGAGAAGCGCGGCGACCGTTTTGTGATCAAGGGGACCGACACGGCCGTCGATGCCCGGGCGCACAAAATGTCCAAGTCGCGCGGAAATGTGATCAATCCGGATGATGTGGTTGAGCAGTACGGCGCCGATGCGCTCAGGCTTTACGAGATGTTCATGGGCCCGCTTGAACAGGTCAAACCCTGGAGCATGCAGGGCGTGGAAGGGGTGTACCGCTTTCTGAACCGGGTCTGGCGGCTTGTTATGGATGACGGGGAGTCCGGCGGAGCTGCCGGGTTGCATCCCGCCGTTGCGCGGACCGTCAATGAGGACGGCTCCGAAGCCATCGAACCGACCCGCGAGCAGCTCAAGAGACTGCACGAAACCATCAAAAAAGTCACCGAAGACATTGAGGGGCATCGCTTTAATACGGCAATCTCTGCGCTGATGATCTTCACCAACGAGGCCATGAAGTGGGAGGCGCGTCCGGCAAGTGTGCTCAGGACGTTTGTGCTTTTGCTTTCGCCGTTTGCCCCGCACCTGGCGGAAGAGCTCTGGGAGCAGCTGGACCCCGTATCAGCCGGAAAGCAGGCCGCGGCAGAACAGGCCGCATCAGGACAGTCCGCCGGCTCCGCAACACTGGCCTACGAGCCCTGGCCGTCGTACAACGAAGAGTATCTCAAGGCTGATTCCAAAACCTATGCCGTACAGGTGAACGGCAAGGTGCGCGGACAGATTCAGGTGCCATCCGACAAGGCGAATGAGAAGGATTATGTGCTGGACAAGGCCCGTGCCGAAAACGGGGTGGCCAAACATCTTTCGAAGGGCAGGGTTGTCAAAGAGATTTTTGTTCCCGGCAAGATCATCAATTTCGTGGTGAAATAA
- a CDS encoding TlpA family protein disulfide reductase, translating to MSDSPDSKNRSDRGSVTDGSAVDGRTCSGRGAGMLLLAAVLLSSAAVWSCGRSDDTEQGAEVAADQPEQHEARIHGRVTVDEALDPTGDYGGITLMVLDPSAGPDTLFRSTTEQDGRFEGTARFTTPDIYLLEVHRSDNRLDDTTVVLGPQDTVRIEGMLPHFSGQAHIASTENDAMRTLNRLERQYNRIVQIAAAGGIPQDTIPDVLENWSDIFWQVYEENTGTVAANVAARESLQMLQEANPDKLMRRLREHGDDEWIRLLAARFGFVTEMQRYGLDAGLAWLDSLEAATESQQTRRRIAQNRIEVLYDSARTEEARSRMRDYEQAFEGDPDAERWLDVIRYDVDHLASGDPIPDFRMDFLSLTGGDVFHAFDLPGADPLGDFGALPAQPIGPEELRGSPAMIEVVSLTDRGYQASYNQLRTYYMIFQDEGIRFLTIPVEENPVTVGAFFNDRGQDWPVARAGAYAASDLEERWNIYDKPVRFLLDSDGRIVRKLHGHSVNELFIQINRLLTNGEIL from the coding sequence ATGAGTGATTCTCCGGACAGCAAAAACCGGTCGGACCGCGGAAGCGTGACGGACGGCAGTGCGGTGGACGGCCGAACCTGTTCGGGCCGGGGCGCCGGGATGCTGCTGCTCGCCGCTGTACTGCTTTCATCGGCGGCAGTGTGGAGCTGCGGGCGGTCCGATGACACGGAGCAGGGGGCGGAGGTGGCCGCGGATCAGCCAGAACAGCATGAGGCCCGCATTCATGGCAGGGTGACGGTCGATGAAGCCCTTGATCCGACCGGCGATTACGGCGGCATTACGCTGATGGTTCTGGATCCGTCCGCCGGACCCGATACGCTGTTCCGCTCGACAACGGAGCAGGACGGCCGGTTTGAAGGAACGGCGCGTTTCACAACGCCGGACATTTATCTGCTGGAGGTGCATCGCAGTGACAACCGTCTGGATGATACCACGGTTGTGCTCGGCCCGCAGGACACGGTCCGCATCGAAGGGATGTTGCCGCATTTTTCCGGGCAGGCGCACATCGCATCCACAGAAAATGATGCAATGCGTACGCTGAACCGCCTTGAGCGGCAGTACAACCGCATTGTGCAGATTGCCGCGGCCGGAGGCATTCCGCAGGACACCATTCCCGATGTGCTGGAGAACTGGAGCGACATTTTCTGGCAGGTTTATGAAGAAAACACCGGCACGGTGGCAGCCAATGTGGCGGCCAGGGAGTCGCTGCAAATGCTTCAGGAGGCAAATCCGGACAAGCTGATGCGCCGGCTGCGCGAGCACGGCGACGATGAGTGGATCCGGCTGCTTGCGGCGCGGTTCGGTTTTGTGACGGAAATGCAGCGCTACGGACTGGATGCAGGGCTGGCGTGGCTGGATTCTCTGGAAGCAGCCACCGAATCGCAGCAGACGCGCCGGCGGATTGCGCAGAACCGGATTGAGGTGCTTTACGACAGTGCGCGGACCGAAGAAGCGCGGTCACGCATGCGTGATTATGAACAGGCTTTTGAGGGTGATCCCGATGCCGAACGGTGGCTTGATGTGATCCGGTACGATGTGGATCATCTGGCATCGGGCGATCCGATCCCCGATTTCCGGATGGATTTTCTGTCGCTGACGGGCGGGGATGTGTTTCATGCGTTTGACCTGCCCGGTGCGGATCCGCTCGGCGACTTTGGCGCGCTTCCGGCCCAGCCGATCGGTCCGGAGGAGCTGCGCGGGTCACCGGCAATGATTGAGGTGGTCAGCCTGACCGACCGCGGCTATCAGGCAAGCTACAATCAGCTCCGCACATATTACATGATTTTTCAGGACGAGGGAATCCGGTTTCTGACCATTCCCGTCGAGGAAAACCCGGTGACCGTCGGGGCTTTTTTCAATGACCGCGGACAGGACTGGCCCGTGGCCCGCGCCGGGGCGTATGCCGCATCGGACCTGGAAGAGCGGTGGAACATTTATGACAAACCGGTGCGGTTCCTGCTTGACAGTGACGGCCGGATCGTCCGTAAACTGCACGGACACAGCGTGAACGAATTATTTATACAAATCAACAGATTACTAACCAACGGAGAAATATTATGA
- the tpiA gene encoding triose-phosphate isomerase yields MSTRSILIAGNWKMNMGPNDTADFFEQLDAESQKQIDGVIAAVCPPFVSLATAFDSRKSASAVKIGAQNVHFEDNGAFTGEISTSMLTEVGCDYVILGHSERREYFGEDDAIINKKVKKALLAGITPIVCVGEVLDERKQNRHFDVVKTQTAGSLEGLSASELEKVVIAYEPVWAIGTGETASPEQAQEMHAFIRDELAKLFGKEAADTVLILYGGSMKPANAGELLQKPDVDGGLIGGASLKPADFAKLVAIAAEQK; encoded by the coding sequence ATGAGTACAAGATCAATCCTTATTGCCGGCAACTGGAAGATGAATATGGGTCCGAATGACACGGCTGACTTTTTTGAGCAGCTGGATGCGGAATCCCAAAAGCAGATTGACGGTGTGATAGCTGCCGTTTGTCCTCCTTTTGTATCGCTCGCAACGGCTTTCGATTCCCGCAAGTCTGCCAGCGCCGTAAAAATCGGAGCACAAAACGTCCATTTTGAAGACAACGGTGCGTTCACCGGGGAAATCAGCACCAGCATGCTTACCGAAGTCGGGTGCGATTATGTGATTCTGGGCCACTCCGAGCGCCGCGAATACTTCGGTGAAGACGATGCGATCATCAACAAGAAAGTCAAAAAGGCGCTGTTAGCTGGTATTACCCCCATCGTCTGCGTCGGTGAAGTGCTGGATGAGCGCAAGCAGAACCGTCATTTCGACGTGGTCAAAACCCAGACCGCAGGATCGCTTGAAGGACTTTCGGCATCGGAGCTGGAGAAAGTGGTTATTGCTTATGAGCCGGTCTGGGCCATCGGAACCGGCGAAACGGCCTCTCCGGAACAGGCTCAGGAGATGCATGCATTTATTCGCGATGAGCTTGCAAAATTGTTCGGCAAAGAGGCAGCAGACACAGTGCTTATCCTTTATGGCGGAAGCATGAAACCTGCCAATGCCGGTGAGCTGCTTCAGAAGCCGGATGTCGACGGCGGGCTGATCGGCGGTGCCAGCCTCAAACCTGCCGACTTCGCCAAACTGGTGGCCATCGCGGCTGAGCAGAAGTAA